Within Leptospira limi, the genomic segment GGTGCGGGAGTCCTCGGAGGACTCGTTGGCATTGGCGGTGGTATTTTACTCGTTCCGGCACTTGTCTATTTTTTTGACTTCAATCAAAAATTAGCACAAGGTACAACATTAGCTGCGATGGTACCACCTATTGGAATCGTAGCAGCTTACATTTATTATACGAGAGGAGAAACAAATTTATTTGCAGCGGCTCTCATTAGTGTTGGATTCATTTTAG encodes:
- a CDS encoding TSUP family transporter → MSVGILFLLLGIGAGVLGGLVGIGGGILLVPALVYFFDFNQKLAQGTTLAAMVPPIGIVAAYIYYTRGETNLFAAALISVGFILGSIFGAGAASKIDTNVLSRFFGIFTVIVGLKMVFFPK